The following DNA comes from Dehalobacter sp..
AACCAACAGCTTTTAGTATGCCTTTATCAGCGTTTTCTCCAAGGCAGCCCGGGCATTCAAATATTACCTTCCTGGTCTCATAACGGTCAAGCAAGCCTGGCTTTAAATTTCTGAAAAATTGCAGGGCTTCAGCTCCTACCCCACCGCCAATCGCGCATTCAAGTGACTTCTGCTTTGCCTTTTGGAAAAGATCCTGTGCTATCTCAAATATTTCCGGAGCGTTGATATCTTCCCTGGACATGCCCATTGAACCGGTCATATCTACCCTTCCAAGGACGATACCGTCCAGTTCGCTAATCTCATCCAATGCCAACATGCGGTCAAAATTTTTATACCCGTCAATAGTTTCGATATTGACGCAGAAGGAAACTTCCCTGCGCTCGTCCTCCGGAAAAGCCATCTTGATCGCAAGTAAAAATTTTTTTAGCGCGTGAGGCGATTCCACCATTGGGCCGACAACCCTAGCTACACCGATTACCCGGGCTTCATACATATCCCTGAGCGCCTCGCAACCGCCTATTTTTATAGTTAAACCAAGACCAGCCCTGGTCACGACCTCCTTTAAGCGAAGAGCTTCCTCCATGCGTGTTCCTTCAGCTTCAAATTCCGCCTTAACACCTACCACATAATGGTTTTCTCTGAGGTCTTTTAAGACATCCACCATTTTTTTCTCCAAGCTGTTCATAGGTAACATCCCTTCATATATCAATTCACATTTGTAAAAATAATTTTGATTTAATCCGGCTTCCATTCTGGTATAAGCATGTTATCAAGAAACTCCCGGCGATCTAAAAACGGGTACATATCTTCCAGTGGCTTTGAAACCATCGTCCCGTCCGGCAGTTTTTGCGAAGAAACCCTTGGCAAGAACATTTGTGACTGGGACATGGCCACATCGCACAGGAACGGGCCCGGTGTTTTCAGGACCTCTTTAATCTTATCAGCCATATCGGCATGGCTTGATATCCTGTTGGCATTGATGCCATAGGCTTGGGCAACTTTTACCATGTCAGGAAAACCGACGCCGCTTGCATCTGATTCCCCCACCAAAAAGCCGTTAAAATAATTGGTCTGAGTAGTTCTTATAGACAGGTAGCCACCGTTGCTGAAAACAAATATTTTAACTGGCAGCTTATTATAGACAATTGTTTGAAGCTCCTGTATATTCATCTGTATGCTGCCGTCCCCCGCGAAACAGATAACCCGTCCCCTGTCGTTTGCAACACAGGCGCCGATCGCTACAGGCAAATCATAACCCATCGACGCAGTCCCGGAATTCCCCAACAACCTCTGCCCGTTTTTGAGCCGTATGGCCTGAAAGGTAACTACACAAGCGGCGCCATTCCCTGCAACTATGATATCTTTTTCTTCCAGTACATCTGAAATAGTGCCAATAAAAGCATAGGGGTTAACATAATCCTTTTCTATGTAATACTCCGGCAGTACCACAGGATATCTGTTCTTCCTGCCCCCGCACCATGAAATCCACTC
Coding sequences within:
- a CDS encoding HpcH/HpaI aldolase/citrate lyase family protein → MNSLEKKMVDVLKDLRENHYVVGVKAEFEAEGTRMEEALRLKEVVTRAGLGLTIKIGGCEALRDMYEARVIGVARVVGPMVESPHALKKFLLAIKMAFPEDERREVSFCVNIETIDGYKNFDRMLALDEISELDGIVLGRVDMTGSMGMSREDINAPEIFEIAQDLFQKAKQKSLECAIGGGVGAEALQFFRNLKPGLLDRYETRKVIFECPGCLGENADKGILKAVG